The following is a genomic window from Manihot esculenta cultivar AM560-2 chromosome 9, M.esculenta_v8, whole genome shotgun sequence.
GTAGTAGTACCTGAGTTCCAGATGCACAAGCTGAACAGATTGTCCTAACTGGTCCTTGGTCAAGTTAGTTGCAATAATTAGCTGGCCTCCAGTTGGTGTATAGTTAACCGACACCAGTAAGAAGTCAGACAGCACCTGTTGAAGCCTAAGGCTATCGCCGTACAAGATCTCAGTCATGATTTCTTCTGATGCATCATGGCTTACCTGAATACCTTTCCCTTCGCTCTTCATTTTGACTTGACTGATGGAGGCAACTAGTATTTCGCGGAGCGTAAACTCGACCATTTCCAGATCCAAGTAGCTGTTATTGATTCAGGggaaaaaagataataataaatatgacaTGGAACAAAAAATATCATATCCAAGTCTATATGCACACAACATTTTGTTAATTAATGATCAAGCAAACTTATGGAACGACAGAACAACAGTAGAAAGAAATACAGTTTCATAGTCCTCAACTACTCGTGTTCTTCACTCTTGTTTTTAGCTAATCCATAAGGAGCTAGGTTTATACATAGGAACCAGGGGTTTACTCTTATGGTGGGATGTTGTACTTAAATTTGAATGTGAAATTGGGCATTCTATGTTCCCAAtgctgagtttttttttttcccttttaatATCAAATTTCAGTTTAATCTGTTAGAATCATATAATTATATCTTTTACCCTAACCTGCTCCACTGAAACCAGACCCCAGAGTTTAATCAATTACAAGTTTGAACCAAACCTGCACAACTTAAGGGTGTGATTCATGCAATttgtggtttttttttttttttttttgggggggggggggggggggggggggatgtTATCCCCATTAAACCTAGTGAGGCTCCTAATGAAACAACGAAAGGGCAAAAAACATGATGCACCAGACTCCCTGGGAAGCTTGGACACATGATGAACACAGTTTCCTCTATAACATAATTTTCAGAAAATGCACGATAGATGTATAACTAAGAATAGGAAAGTCATAATTTGTCATACCCTTCAATAATGCTATCAAGATCAGAGTCATCAAGAATTTTGCCAAGTTGACGCTGACACTGGGCACTGGTCTGCAGAAGCTGGTTTTGTTCTGCATCCAACTCAGTGGCCTCCATCATTTTTCGAGAAAATATAATCCCAGAGAGAGGATTCCTGATCTGCCTTTTTATATAAGCTAATGTTTTCAATCTTTTCAAAGCAGTTTGCTCTGACAATCGCTGGATATGAAGGGCCTGTTGCAGCTCTAGGCTTGCAAGTTGCAGGAAGCAAAAGACCCCAGTAGCAGCACCCTCTCTGTCCAATTTCTTACTCACACATAGCAGGCATTCCACATAGTTCCCATTCCGAGCAGAGAAACTGAAAGAAACCTTCTCAGGTTCCGCACCAGTCATGGCATTATTAAGTACAATACCAAGATTTAGAAAGGCTTCTTGATTCTTGAGACGACAACAAGCCATGTTGATACCAAAAACCTCCCCCAAAAGCATCTTGTCTATTACTTCTTCTCGCTTCCATCCAGTCAGTTTTGTCATAGCTGGATTCCACTCAGAGCACCAGCCAAATTCATCTGTACCAAATATTGGTGGGATCAACGGGTTTGGGTTCTGTACAATTGCTTTGTAATCACCTTCAATCCGGGTGAACTTGTCCATAACTGTCTTCTGGCTTGTGATATCTTGAGCCACAAAACACACCCCAACAACATTTTCATTAATGTCCCTGCTTGAGCAAGCATTAGCAATTAGGCTGATGGGGCCATCTTCAGCCTTGGAGCCATGTGTTTTAATATCAAATTGAACATTTCGCTCCTCCTTGCCTGATtagtaagagaaaaaaaaaggaactcCATGAATGTTCTAAACTAAAAAAAGAACAACAAGAAGTATCCTTTCTTTTGTTTTCAAGCATGCTGAATATAGATCCTAAGAGATGAAAAACAAGCACGCACAAGCATGCTGAATATAAATTCTAAAGAGATGAAAAACAAGCACATATACTTAACAGCAACAATGCATATGCACAGCAGTATTGGATATAAAATTGATTCTAGAGCTAAAAATAAAACCCTCCCACTTAACATGCTGAATAGCATGGTCATTGTTCACACTTTCTGTGAAAAATTTACAGGTGGATAAGGAGTacgataaataaaattaaaaacatttagTGAGGTAGTGGTGGCATGAGAATCATTTTCCTTGTATAAAAGACAAACATAAAATGTGCAGTCATAGGTGACCTCCCACTTGCTCAATTCTACTTAAGCTAACACACATTTCTATTTAGCAGCAAAACAGGAATTAAAAAATGCTAAATAAGCCATACCTTGCAACGCCAAGAACAGCATATTTTTCACTATGTCAAATGAACTTTCTTCCACAAGTGTTAGTAAATGCTTCCCAATTGCTTTATCAACAGGAAGACCTGTCAAGTCAGCAATTTTCGTGTTCCACCCGTTAACAAGCCCATCAACATCCACAGCCAAAATTGGCACTGTCGCTGTTTCAATTAAACGAACCATCTCACTAGTCACTGCTTCCAGTTCTTGCATCCCTTCAATTTTGAGGTCACTGAGTCTTGAATGAATTGTTTTGGTATGCATATCCACTGATTCTATGTCTTTGAAAGCATTCCTCAGTATAAGCTGTAAAGAATGGATTGCGTCCATTTCATAGTCCTTCCAAGGCAAACTCCTTGTCTTGGAAACTTCAAGAAAGGCTTTGAAAGACGATCTTGGGTGCATCCTCCTACCATCATCCTTCTCACCAGGTTCATGTTTTGCTCCACCCCATCGAATTTCTGCTGCAGTTTGGCAACGAAACCAAAAGAGCATGTCCTTGGAAGTTATTCTCACAGCTGCCATTCCACAAACTACATCACCAAGAGCCAGAGCGGCTGGGTAACCTGCATCATACAAGCTATCTGTACTCAAACCTGTAGAATCCATATGGTACTCTGATAGCCATACAGCTATATCTTCAATTTGGAGATCACTAGGAGTTGCTCCCAATCTCCATATCTTGTTCTTGTACAATAGTGCAGCCCCATCACACTTCACAAGGTCCATTATGTTAGGACTCTGTACAATAATACCCAAGGGTGCATCTCGCATCAACATATCACATAAGAGTGTCTGGGTGCGCAGGATATTCTTTTCAACAATCTGATTTTCTAATTCCAATTCCTTGTTAACATGGATAGCAAATACTTGAACTAGAAACTCACAAGCATACCTTAGAGGGAATGGAACAAACCTTGGAGTTGTATTATGGCACACCACTAAACCCCAAAGTCTCTTTCTTTTTTGTGTTTGCACAGAAGTAGGACTGTCATCATCTTCATCCCCCTCATTGATTACAACTGCCATAACCAGTGAAGCAATGGAATCCATGTTCTCCATATATTGTAAATGGCAACTGTGTGGGGCCCTTAGGGTTGAGCCACACAAAGTCAGATCAAATGGAAGCTTCTCATCTTGAAGCACCTTGACCTGTTTTGCACGACAATCAACAATCATGCGAACCTTATTCTTCATAAATAGAAAGCGTGCAGACTGAGGGATATCAGTGGCTGGATAATGCAGACCCAAATATGGCTCCAAACCAGGCT
Proteins encoded in this region:
- the LOC110622992 gene encoding phytochrome A — its product is MSSSRPSHSSSSSVRSRHSARIIAQTTVDAKLHAEFEESGSSFDYSNSVRVTNSVGDQLPRSDKVTSAYLHQIQKGKLIQPFGCLLALDEKTFKVIAYSENAPEMLTTVSHAVPSVGDQLVLGIGTDIRTIFTAPSASALQKALGFGDVSLLNPILVHCKTSGKPFYAIVHRVTGSFIVDFEPVKPYEVPMTAAGALQSYKLAAKAITRLQSLPSGSMERLCDTMVQEVFELTGYDRVMTYKFHDDDHGEVISEITKPGLEPYLGLHYPATDIPQSARFLFMKNKVRMIVDCRAKQVKVLQDEKLPFDLTLCGSTLRAPHSCHLQYMENMDSIASLVMAVVINEGDEDDDSPTSVQTQKRKRLWGLVVCHNTTPRFVPFPLRYACEFLVQVFAIHVNKELELENQIVEKNILRTQTLLCDMLMRDAPLGIIVQSPNIMDLVKCDGAALLYKNKIWRLGATPSDLQIEDIAVWLSEYHMDSTGLSTDSLYDAGYPAALALGDVVCGMAAVRITSKDMLFWFRCQTAAEIRWGGAKHEPGEKDDGRRMHPRSSFKAFLEVSKTRSLPWKDYEMDAIHSLQLILRNAFKDIESVDMHTKTIHSRLSDLKIEGMQELEAVTSEMVRLIETATVPILAVDVDGLVNGWNTKIADLTGLPVDKAIGKHLLTLVEESSFDIVKNMLFLALQGKEERNVQFDIKTHGSKAEDGPISLIANACSSRDINENVVGVCFVAQDITSQKTVMDKFTRIEGDYKAIVQNPNPLIPPIFGTDEFGWCSEWNPAMTKLTGWKREEVIDKMLLGEVFGINMACCRLKNQEAFLNLGIVLNNAMTGAEPEKVSFSFSARNGNYVECLLCVSKKLDREGAATGVFCFLQLASLELQQALHIQRLSEQTALKRLKTLAYIKRQIRNPLSGIIFSRKMMEATELDAEQNQLLQTSAQCQRQLGKILDDSDLDSIIEGYLDLEMVEFTLREILVASISQVKMKSEGKGIQVSHDASEEIMTEILYGDSLRLQQVLSDFLLVSVNYTPTGGQLIIATNLTKDQLGQSVQLVHLELRITHTGGGIPETLLNQMFGSDVDASDEGISLLISRKLVKHMSGDVLYLREAGQSSFIISAELAAGCKPKS